In Dreissena polymorpha isolate Duluth1 unplaced genomic scaffold, UMN_Dpol_1.0 chrUn001, whole genome shotgun sequence, one DNA window encodes the following:
- the LOC127863127 gene encoding uncharacterized protein LOC127863127, giving the protein MPPKSPKGKRPPPKKYLKSEKDESEKNKRMEALRIRVKFLEKNMDPSVFQNSMVSVGDENMIGILQGALRSAEEDLIKLRQAEMSSGSGDVLSTTEELMELKEKIDTLQKETSRKLQIKEQTIQDLMLLGHKQEIRVQTLKEIIQAKETRVQVANESSVLRKQLADREYMLQVECGIIQRRVGKTHSAEFATTASSQAETSHVDSNEPETTESIIPNLFRITVDEKMMEIERHNPLILMEKWREAETVLNKELKETTEELNNAEREKK; this is encoded by the exons ATGCCCCCAAAGAGTCCAAAGGGTAAAAGGCCACCACCTAAAAAGTACCTTAAAAG TGAAAAAGATGAAAGTGAAAAGAACAAACGCATGGAAGCTCTGCGAATAAGGGTAAAGTTCTTAGAGAAAAATATGGATCC AAGTGTTTTTCAAAACTCAATGGTTAGCGTTGGGGACGAAAATATGATCGGGATTCTGCAAGGTGCTTTGAGATC CGCTGAAGAAGACTTAATTAAGCTGCGACAAGCAGAGATGTCATCAGGTAGTGGTGATGTTTTGAG TACTACTGAAGAACTGATGGAATTAAAGGAAAAGATCGACACGTTGCAAAAAGAAACTTCAAGAAA ATTGCAAATAAAGGAGCAAACAATTCAAGACCTGATGCTGCTTGGACACAAGCAGGAAATTAGAGTCCA AACCCTCAAAGAGATTATTCAGGCTAAGGAGACTAGAGTTCAGGTTGCAAATGAGAGCAG CGTTCTAAGAAAACAATTAGCTGACAGGGAATATATGTTACAAGTGGAATGCGGCATCATTCAGCGACGAGTTGGAAAGACTCACAGTGCTGAGTTCGCTACAACAGCCTCTTCACAG GCTGAAACTTCACATGTTGACAGCAATGAGCCTGAAACAACTGA GAGTATAATTCCGAATTTGTTTCGAATTACTGTGGATGAAAAAATGat GGAAATAGAAAGGCACAATCCATTAATCTTAATGGAAAAGTGGCGTGAGGCTGAAACAGTACTGAACAAGGAATTAAAAGAGACGACAGAAGAACTTAACAATGCAGAACGTGAAAAAAAATGA